The following nucleotide sequence is from Streptomyces sp. HUAS CB01.
TCTGGTGTGATGTCGCTGACATCTGTCCCCTTGTCAGTTCAGCGTGAAACGACTGTCCTCAGCCGGGCAGCCTAGAGTCAACGCGCGTAGCGCGACAGGGGGTACCGGGTTACGAGCTGGTATCCGATCGGGTTCGCCCCGGCGCCGTACCCTCGTCGTATGACTGACGCAGCTCCCGCCGCCATCGAGCCCGGCCGGCAGATCACGACGCTCGACGAGCTCACCCCCGAGCTGGCCGACGACGTGCTCGGCCTGCTGTCCGTCGCCGCCCGCGCCGACGGAGTGCAGGCCGTCTCCGAGCAGGGCCGGCTCTATCTCCGCCACGGCAGGCGCGAGGGCGTACGGCACTTCGTCCTCACCGTCGCCGGCGACCTCCGCGGGTACGCCCAACTGGAGGGCGCCGACCCGGTGGAGGCCCCGGCCGCCGAGCTGGTCGTCCACCCGGCGCACCGCGGCCGAGGCCACGGCCGGGCCCTCGGCAACGCGCTGCTCGGTGCGTCCGGCAAGCGGCTGCGGATGTGGGCGCACGGCGGCAAGTCCGCGGCCCGCCATCTCGCCCAGGTGCTGGGCCTGACCCTGTTCCGTGAACTGCGGCAGCTGCGCCGCCCGTTGAGTCCGCTCGACATTCCGGATCCGGTCCTTCCGGACGGCGTGACGGTACGCACCTTCGTCCCCGGCCAGGACGACACCGCCTGGCTCGCGGTGAACGCCGCCGCTTTCGCCCACCACCCCGAGCAGGGCTCGATCACCCAGCGCGACCTCGACGACCGCAAGGGCGAGGCCTGGTTCGACCCCAAGGGCTTCTTCCTCGCCGAGCGCGGGGGCGAGGTCGTGGGCTTCCACTGGACGAAGCTCCACGCCGAGGAGCAGCTCGGCGAGGTGTACGTGCTGGGCATCCGCCCCGACGCCCAGGGCACCGGCCTCGGCAAGGCCCTCACCGCGATCGGGCTGCGCCATCTCGCGGCGCAGGGGGTGCCGACGGCCATGCTGTACGTCGACGCGGACAACCCGGCGGCCATGCGGGTGTACGAGCGGCTCGGCTTCACCACCCACGAGGTGGACCTGATGTACCGCACGGAGACCTGAGCGGCCCGGAGCGCGGAGACCTGAGCGGCCCGGAGCACCGGGGCCATGTGCTGCCCGGAGCGGGCGGGCCGGCCGGTCCGCGCGGCGGCGGGACCAGGGGGCGGTTGACACCGCCCCCTCTCTTGCACCACCCTTTCACTACTTGATTAGTGAAAGGGTGGTGGACACGTGATCGAGTACCGGATCGACCGGCGCAGCGGCGTCGCCACCTACGTCCAGATCGTCCAGCAGACCAAGCAGGCCCTGCGGCTGGGCCTGCTCCGGCCCGGCGACCGGCTGCCGACGGCCCGTGAAGTGGTGGAAGCGACCGCCATCAACCCGAACACGGTGCTGAAGGCCTACCGGGAACTGGAACGCGACGGCCTGGTCGAAGCCCGCCGCGGCCTCGGCACGTTCGTCCGCAGGACGCTCGGCGCCGCGGGCGCCGACACACCCCTGCGCGGCGAGCTCGCCGACTGGGCGGCGCGGGCCCGCGCGGCCGGACTGGAGCGGGACGACGTGGCCGCGCTCTTCACCGCGGTGCTGGACGAGCACTTCACGCAGACCCAGGGGGACGACACATGACCGACACCGCCATCGAGGCGGCCGGACTCGGCAGGAGCTTCCGGCGCCACCGGGCCCTGCGCGACTGCACCTTCCGGCTGCCCGCGGGACGCATCTGCGCGCTGGTGGGCCCCAACGGCGCGGGCAAGTCCACGCTGCTGGCGCTCGCGGCGGGCCTGCTGCGGCCGACCGAGGGCAGTGTCCGGATCCTCGGAACCGGTCCCGCGGACGCACGCGAACGGCTCGCGTACGTCGGCCAGGACAAGCCGCTGTTCCCCCAGCTCACCATCGCCGAGACCCTGCGTGTGGGCCGCGAGCTCAACCCCGGCCGCTGGGACGACGGCGCCGCCGGTCGCATTATCGACGCCGGCGAGCTGCACCCGGACACCCGCGTCCGTACGCTCTCCGGCGGCCAGCGCACCCGGGTGGCTCTCGCCCTGGCCCTCGGAAAGCGGCCCGAGGTCCTGCTCCTCGACGAGCCGATGGCGGACCTCGACCCGCTGGGACGCCACCAGTTGATGGGCATGCTGCTCGCCGACGCGGGCGAGAACGGCACGACCGTGGTGATGTCCTCGCACATCCTCTCCGAACTGGAGAACGCCTGCGACCACCTGCTGCTGGTGGACGGCGGCAGCGTCCGCCTGGGCGGAGGCATCGACGAGCTGCTCGCCGCGCACCGCCTGGTGACGGGAGCGTCGGGCACGGGACTCGGACCGCACACGGTCGTCGAGTCCCGCACCACGGGACGCCAACTGACCGCGCTCATACGCCCCGACGGCCCCGTCGGCGAGGGCCTGCAGGCGGTGGAGCCCTCGCTGGAGGAACTGCTCCTGGCCCATCTGCGCTCTCCCTCGGCGCCCGCCCTGCTCACCCCGTCGAAGGAGGTGGCCGCCGGATGAGCGCCCTGACCTCCGCACTGACCGGCACCCGCTGGGTCCTCGTCCGTCAGCACCGGTCGGCGCTCCGGATGCTCCTCGCCGTCTTCGCCCTCGGCTGCGGCGGCCTGGCGGCGACGCGCCTGTGGTTCACCTCCGGGCACGGACGGCAGGGGGCGTTCGGTCCCGAGGACCTGCTGCTGGGGGCGCTCGACCGGGGCAGCACCCTCCTCGTGCTCTCGCCGCCGCTCATCGCCGCGTACGTGGCCGGGCCGCTCTTCGCCCGCGAGACGGAGACCGGCACCCACCAGGTCGCCTGGACCCAGTCCGTCACCCCCCTCCGCTGGACGGCCACGAAACTGGTGCTCGTCGCGACGGTCGTCGCCGCCACGTCGGCCGCCTACGTGGCCGTCTTCCGCTGGAGCCGCGCCCCGGTGAGCGACAACGCCTTCCTCCCCCTCTGGTCCGGCCCCGTCTACACGGCGTACGGAACCACCGCCACGGCGTACGCGCTGCTGGCCGTCGGCGTCGGCGCGCTCACCGGACTGCTGGTCCACCGCGCCTTCGCGGCGATGGGCGTCGCGGGCCTCGTCACCGGGACGGTGATGCTCGTCCTCGGCACCGTCCGGCACACCCTGTGGCCGACGGAAACCCTCACCGGCCGGCCCCTGCCGCACCCCCGCGACACCTGGTGGGTGGAGTCCGGCAGCCTCGACGCGTCGGGCGGGCGCGTGTCCTCGGTCATGTGCCCCGGCTACTGGGACCCCTGCGACGGCGGCGGGACGGGCGTCACCGACTTCGCCAGGACCCACCCGCCCTCCCACTTCTGGCCGATCCAGCTCGTCGAGACCGGCATCGTGCTGGCACTGGCCGCCGCCGCCACGTACGCCGCCTTCCGCGTGCTGCGCCGACGCCAGGGCTGAGGAAGCCGCTCCGTGACCGACACCACCGAACGCGTGCCCGCCGACGGGCCGGTGCGCGGCCGCCCCGGGCGTCCGGCCGCACGCCCCGCCCCGCCGACCGATCCCCGGAGACCGCCCATGAGCACCCCCGCCCTCCCCGGCCCGGCCCGGGCCGTGCTCCTGCTGCACCGCAGGTCCCTGCTGCTCTTCGGGGCGTTCGTCGGGGCGGCCGCCGCCGGACTGGTCGCGCTGCGGTTCGCGGGTGCCGCGGCCGCCCGCACCGCGGGGCCGTGCGGTTCGCCCGGGACCGGACTGCCGCCCTGCCCGCCACTGCAGCTGCCGTCGCACTTCGACTACTCCGCCAACCTGGGCTCGGCGGCGTCCGCGATCGCGTGGCTGCCCCTCGTGGTGGCGTTCCACGCGGGTGCCGTGCTCTTCGGCTCGGAGCTGGAGCGCGGCACGGCCGGGCTCTCCTGGACCCAGTCCGTCACCCCGGCCGGCTGGCTCGCCGCCAAGCTCGCCGTGCCCGCCGCGCTGCTCACCGCCGGACTCGCGGTGCTGTCCCTGCTGTACCGCTGGGCCCGGGGTGCCGGGCCCGGGAACCTCATCGGCGACGAGTGGTACTCCACGGACACCTTCCTGGCCCTGGGGCCCTCGGTCCTCGCGTACGGACTGCTCGCCCTCGCGTCCGGCGCGCTCACGGCCCTGCTGCTGCGGAGCGCCCTCCCGGCCGGAACCCTCGCCCTCGGGGCGACCGCTCTGGTGTGGCTGCTCTTCGACGGGCTGCGGGACCGCCTCTGGCCGACGGCCACGGTCGTGTGGAGGGAGTCCCGGGGCGAGCTCGGGAACGGCGCCTGGGAGATGGAGCACGGCCTGGTGCTCCCCTCCGGGGAGTGGGTCCAGCAGTGCCTGACCCCACAGTCCGCGTCGCCTCCCGGGTGCCGGCCCGGCACCGGGATCCGCGAGTGGTACGCCCTCTACCACCCGCCGTCCCACTTCTGGCCGATCCAGCTCGTCGAGACCGGCATCGTGCTGGCACTCGCGGCCGCGGCGACGTACGCGGCCTTCCGCGTGCTGCGCCGGCGGCACGCCTGACAACTCCCCGCCCGCGCGGGCGTGGTGGACGGGGGTCACCACGTCCGGGCGGGCGGGCGGGAACGCCGTGCGAGGTGCCCGGGGGTACCCCGCACGTCATGTTCTCGTTACCGGCCATTCAGCGACCCTTGCAACCCTCGCTGAATGCAGCCCGCTGTGCCCCCCGCCCCGCGAAACGGGCGTTCCCGTCCCACCGGACCCCGCTCCGGCGCGCCCGGTCACCCTTTTGCGCGGAACAATGGGTCCATGAGCCAGCAGCCCGCCGAGGTACCGGTCCAGAACGCCCAGCCGTCCGTCGGATCCATCGCCGCGCACCGCCCCCACACGGTGTCCGCCGCGGTCTCCGACCTGGAGCCCGACATCGACGCCGACCTCGACGCCTACGAGGGCGAACCCGAGGACGCCGAGCTGCCCCAGGGCC
It contains:
- the mshD gene encoding mycothiol synthase; this encodes MTDAAPAAIEPGRQITTLDELTPELADDVLGLLSVAARADGVQAVSEQGRLYLRHGRREGVRHFVLTVAGDLRGYAQLEGADPVEAPAAELVVHPAHRGRGHGRALGNALLGASGKRLRMWAHGGKSAARHLAQVLGLTLFRELRQLRRPLSPLDIPDPVLPDGVTVRTFVPGQDDTAWLAVNAAAFAHHPEQGSITQRDLDDRKGEAWFDPKGFFLAERGGEVVGFHWTKLHAEEQLGEVYVLGIRPDAQGTGLGKALTAIGLRHLAAQGVPTAMLYVDADNPAAMRVYERLGFTTHEVDLMYRTET
- a CDS encoding GntR family transcriptional regulator; protein product: MIEYRIDRRSGVATYVQIVQQTKQALRLGLLRPGDRLPTAREVVEATAINPNTVLKAYRELERDGLVEARRGLGTFVRRTLGAAGADTPLRGELADWAARARAAGLERDDVAALFTAVLDEHFTQTQGDDT
- a CDS encoding ABC transporter ATP-binding protein yields the protein MTDTAIEAAGLGRSFRRHRALRDCTFRLPAGRICALVGPNGAGKSTLLALAAGLLRPTEGSVRILGTGPADARERLAYVGQDKPLFPQLTIAETLRVGRELNPGRWDDGAAGRIIDAGELHPDTRVRTLSGGQRTRVALALALGKRPEVLLLDEPMADLDPLGRHQLMGMLLADAGENGTTVVMSSHILSELENACDHLLLVDGGSVRLGGGIDELLAAHRLVTGASGTGLGPHTVVESRTTGRQLTALIRPDGPVGEGLQAVEPSLEELLLAHLRSPSAPALLTPSKEVAAG
- a CDS encoding ABC transporter permease; the encoded protein is MSALTSALTGTRWVLVRQHRSALRMLLAVFALGCGGLAATRLWFTSGHGRQGAFGPEDLLLGALDRGSTLLVLSPPLIAAYVAGPLFARETETGTHQVAWTQSVTPLRWTATKLVLVATVVAATSAAYVAVFRWSRAPVSDNAFLPLWSGPVYTAYGTTATAYALLAVGVGALTGLLVHRAFAAMGVAGLVTGTVMLVLGTVRHTLWPTETLTGRPLPHPRDTWWVESGSLDASGGRVSSVMCPGYWDPCDGGGTGVTDFARTHPPSHFWPIQLVETGIVLALAAAATYAAFRVLRRRQG